GCGGTTCCCGCccacctcccaggccctggcccgGGATGAAAGCCTGAGGGGGCGGCTGGGAAGTGAGCGGGTGCCACATGGGGGTGGAGGGATGGAAGGCAGAGCTGGCTCCGGGCCACCATGATCTCAAGGGGGAGCCAGGCTCCGTGGGGAGTCTGGACCCCTGCCCGCAGAAGGGACAGGAACCTGTGCAGACCCCCCACCTCTCcatgcccagggctggggagtcAGACTGCAGGCGCATCTGTCTCAGAGGGTCCCCGCGGCCCTCCAACCCTGGCTCTACGGTGAGTCCACACTGTGTGTCCTTGTTGAAGTCACGTGTTccacctgggcctcagtttctccatttgtgaaAGGAGGGAATTGGACTGTATGACATCTGGCACCTGTGCCATTGTTCTGAGTCTCTATTGCTCTCCTTTgacttctgtctccctctctgtctctctctcctttaacCCTCCGCCCCGCTGTATTTCTGGCTccatcatctctctttctctgtcactcTCCACTTCTCCTCGTCAGTTcccctgttttctttccttctccccatctcGGTTTCCCTATCTCCCCCATACCCCACCTTCCGTTATGATCCATTAGCACCACCATTCAGGCCCCCAAAATTGATTGAgggcccactatgtgccaggccctgtgctaggcgcTGGGCCCAGGGCTGAACAAGAGGCGGTGGAGTTTGAGGCTTTCCAGAGGAAGTCCTGGGACAGGCAGTCACATTCCTGGCCACCAGCTCTGTCCCTGGGGTCAGATAATggcgggcagggcaggggagggcagtGTCCAGGCAGGTCAGGAAAGAGTGGGGGACGGATTTGGGCCTAACGTGGGCAGAGGAACAGGACCCAGGTCCTGAATATTTACCTACCTGGGCACAAGGGGCTCCCCTATTCCCACCCCCATACCTGGAAGTGGGAGGTCGGGCCAGGGCAAAGGTGGACAGGGGAAGGGTCAAGCACGCAGGCCCAGAGCTGACCTGCCCAGGCTGGTTCCTGcctttgacctctctgtgccctaGCTctactcatctgtgaaatgagtatAACGAAACTACCAAACAAGATGGGCCGTCCCAGGGACTGACCGAGACCACGCGGGTGCTGCGCTTAGCCctcagtaagcactcagtaagtggcCCTGTTGATAGCGTTTCCACGTCGGCCTTTACCAAGCATTTTTCCATCTCCTATGCTCATTGTCACCTTCATTCCTGTGTAGCATCCAACGGGGACACTTGGGCCCACGTGTACCTGCAATGTCAGAGGTCCCAAGGGGTTGAGACCCGCCAAAAGCCATGCAGTGCATGCtggctgagccaggattcaaacccaggcctcctgccttcTGGGGGCCTCCCCTTTTCCCTGCTCCGGGATTGGAAGCCAGCGGGGACCCCGTTGGGGTTTTAGAGACAGGCAGAGGGTGGGACGAAGACCCTGCTGGCCGGGTTTCTGCTGTGCGTGCTGGGCCCACAATGGAAAGTGCTGCAGTCCGCAGTAACCAGGCAAGGTCGGGGCCTCCGGGCCCCCACACCCCACCCGGGGTCTGCTGAGCCAGCTCCCCCATTGTGCCACAGACCATAGGGCCTGGTGTCTGCCAGACTATAAAATGGGGGGTCGGCCCCTAGTCACCCACTGCACCCGTCTGCCCGCCTGCCTGTCCTCCAGCAGGAAGTAGCAGGTAAGAGAGAACCCACGAGGCTGCTgagagctggaggggaggggagacgagagggaaggcagagagagtgggaggcagagagagagcagataCGGGAGAGAGACAGGGCcatggagagaaaggcagagagagagagaagaaaagattaaaataaacagagacaggggaagagagagagaaagaagaaaagacagcagTAAAGAACAGATAGAAGAGATAGGCTGAGATACCAAGAGAGCAAGAGactgctggggagagagagagagagagagagaaaagtgaagagagagggagggaaggagggagagagaagatagaaataaacAGACAtagagacaggcagagagggaagaggagagagagagacaggaggatgcagagagagagagagaaagagagagcgcgAGCATCTCCAAGAGGAAATGAGTCCAACTACAGCCCGTGGGAGTGTTGGTTCACAGACGGACATGAGGGGGGAGCAAGACCCTAGGAGCCACAGATGTGGCCCAGATGTTGGCCCGCTCTCGAGGGGCAGAGCACCCACAGAAATAAGAGTCTTCCTCCGGGGAGGCAAGCAGAGGGCTCTGCTCGCCTCAGCTGGCTCCTTCTTACGGAAAGTGTTCCAGAACCTGCTAGATCCGAGGGTCTCAATCCATACTGTtagctgtgtgtgtggggggggcatCCTCAAAACCCTGGAAATTGTCTCCCAAATTAAAGggggtgtttttttcccctggggaCAAGGACAAGGCATTCTTCAAACACTCAAAGGCGTCCCTGACCCTGAAGTCGTGAGGAACCACTCGGCTGGAGCAAAGCCCTCCCACCCAACGCCTACATGGCCACAGCCCTCATCGCAGAACCCCCAACACGCACGCAATCCATCTTCTTGGGTGCTCCTGCAGGGCTCAGGCCCAGGCCTGTGTCTGCACCGTGCACCCGTTCCCAGAGAGGGCGAGAGGCAGCAGTTAGACTGCggagggagaagggaacaggCCTTCATTCGTTCTCTGAACAGATATTAACTGAGgatctcctatgtgccaggtgttaAGCACTGAACAACTCAGTTGAGACTGGAGTCctaccacttagtagctgtgtggtcttgggctgCTCacatcccctctctgagcctctgattGCTCAGAGAGAATAAGACAGCATCCACTGCACCGGGTTGGGTGAGGGGCAGACGGGTTCATGAATGCGCGTAACAGAGCCTGGTAGACCTTAAATACTCCCGGAGGGACTCCATCTTATGAATCTGGAGAGGCAAATTGAAGTTGCACAAGCAAAGAAGAGTGATAGGTAACCAGACAAACTCCAGGGGGCTAAGGAAGGACATGGCAGGGAAGCGAGGCAGAGGGAGGCATGGCTGGAGGAGGGACCTGCATGGTCAAAGGCTGggagacaggcacagagggaCGCGCCATCCCAGGACAGGGGACTATTGACAGCGGACGCAGGTGGGGACAGACAACTTCAAGGCTtatgttccagaaggagaaagagaggagatgaGTTCAAATGAGGCTGAAAACACAGGGTGAAGGGTGTGAAAGCGGGCCCCATCGCTGAATTAACCCAGGCCACAGGTTTCTTTACAGACTTTTGCAGGTGCGAGCCATGTCTCAGGCTGCGAAGCCTGCGGGGACAGCGAACCCAGGGCCTGACGGGAAGGGGAAGGGGACCCCGCCTGCAGGACCCACCTCAggcaccagccctgccctggccccagcgTCGCTGCCCCTGCCCACTGCCAAGGTGGGGGAGCTGCCTCCTGTGAGCTACCGGGTAAGGAGGGCCTGTGAGGTTGGGTTCCACCCCTagcttcctctgccctctctcttcctctcctttctctccctcccctcccccctccccctcctcctcctctccatcctcccctcctccctcctccctccccttcctccctctcccctgcccctctctgaCCTGCACAAGCATATGCTTAGAGTTTGTGGAAAGCAACaagcaggagggaagaaagagggctGGCTTAGCAACAGGAGCCACCTGGCCCAGGAGCCTCTCTGGGGCAGCAGGCTGGCTGCAGACCCTGCTGACAATTGTCCCACCGTCGGTCAGCCTCTCAGTCAGACTGAATGTGCCCTGGAGAGCAAGGTGTCAGGGCCCCTGGGGTCGAGTTGGGTGTGGCTCCAACCTCAGGTGCGCAGAACTGGTCCTTTCACCCTCTGTTGCACAGGCTCCCATGTGGTCCACGCGTGGCCGGCTTTTATTGTGGAGTCACTTATTTCGTCATTAATTTGTATCCCATTTTTAATAATGCAACAGACACCTGTGAACCCACCACCCATGCTAAAAGCCAGGATTTGGTAAAAACCCTCCACCTAAGTCTAAAGTGTCCCCCGCAAGCCCACACCCTCCTCCCAACTCGAGGCAACTGCCATCCTCACCCTGTCTGTCAGCTGATGCTTGCTTTTTGATGCATCTTTATGCATTATTCCTTTAAAAGTTGATATTTGTGCTTTATGCGGTTTTAACCTGTGCTGTGTGTAATCGTGCtgggtttttctcttttcacttactATGAGATTCCCAATagtcatccacattgttgtgcatTGCTGGGGACCGTTCGTTTTGGCCGCTGTATGTTTCGGGGTGTGACCGTCACTCCTGAGGGCATGTGGGTGGTTGCTAGCTTTGCTGTCACGAACAGCGTGGCCAGATGCTCTCACCCCGGGACACACGCGCAGGAGTTCCTCTAGGGCAGACAAGTATAGGAGTGGAAGGGCTGGATCAAGGATATGTGAACCCCTTCCtcttacagctggggaaactgaggctcagagaagaaagGCACTTGCCTCGATTCAAGTGAATGGCCAGGCTGGGCTCCCCTACGTTGTGGCGGGTAGACCGGCAAGTGGTAGACCGGCAAGTGTTTCTTGAGCATCAGCTCTGTGGCGGGTGCTGGGGCTGGAGATGCAGAAAGGGATCAACCCAACGCCCTGCCTTGGAGGAGCCCTTGGTCTTTGGAGGAGGGGGTGAGTAAAGGGAGGAGGGTTGCACAGAGAGAGACCCAGAAGCAAAGCGGCAGTGTCTGTGTTCCTTGTGCTGCTAATGGGGTGAgcacagtgggggaggggagggggaactCCACCAAGCCCACACGGGGAGAaggcatcagggaaggcttcttggaggaagtgacGTCTGTCCCTAGAACAGGACAGGGAACGGGAGCTCCAGGGTGGAGGTATGTGGTGGAGAGGGTATCCCGGGCACCAGAAGAGCACAGATACAGGCCTGGAAGGGAGATCCATCAGTTCCTAAGGAGGATACAGATGGAAGTTCAGAAGCGGAAGGAAGGGAGGACAGGATGGTCCCACAGCCCTCGGCTCACGGCACGTTCTCACGTGACGTGTGCAGCCCTGCTCGTGTTTCTCTAGGTGCTTCAGGAATATCTGACCTGGAGCCTCCCCAGGATGGAGGGCCTCCCCGGCTCACTCTGTCCCCTCCGCGTGGGGGCTTCTCTTCTGCAGCTGGCGGTCTACGAGCAGGAGAACTTCCAGGGCCGCTGTGTGGAGTTCTCCGGGGAGTGCCTGAACCTGGTGGACCGCGGCTTCGACCGAGTGCGCAGCCTCATCGTCACCTCGGGGCCGTGAGTATCCGGCCAGGGAAGAGGGAGCCCTCCTGTCGCCGTagcaaaatagtaataataaaacgGTAGCAGCTGCCGCTTACCCAGTGCCTGCCCCTGTGCTGGCAGAGCCAAGTATATTATCTCCAGTCCTCATTTCAAACCCTAGAGGGAGGTGTTATTCTCTTTCCCATtatacagacgaggaaactgaggctcagagagctgatTTGATTTGCACAAGGTCCCACTGACAGTAAGACTCTGGGCTCCAGAGAAATGCTGCTTCTACTATAGAAGGAGCCCTGACCCATCACGAGGGCAGGGAGACCAGAGAGCCAAGTGTCCACCACTGGTCCCCTCTCCCGGGCGGCAAGCAGTCCAAGAGTAATAGTAAGCATCGCTGAGCACCCAGTAGTGCCAGGCACTCACTGAGGGCTTTACCTGCCTGATCGCCGTGTGAGGGAGGGGCTATTCTTACCCCCAtttggcagatggggaaactgaggctcagcgggGTTTGATCCCTTGGCCAAAGTCACCTAGtggtaagtgacagagcctgGATCCAGCTCAGATTGATCAATTTCATCCACATGCTTTTGTCACCATGCGCCATGGCCTGCCCCTGACTCTCTGGGCTTCTCTGGGCTTAGTGACCGCCATATAAGCAGGAATCAATGTCCCTtgttcatagtggctgcaccagcgcCAGCCCCTGTGGGCTGAGGTCAGGGCGCTGAGGTCAAGACCCACGTGGCCACCTTGCCTCTAGTCCCTCTAGCCCGAAATGCCCCCAGGAGTGCGGTCAGCCTGGATGCCCAGCATCCTGGGGCTCTTTGCAATACAAAGAGCAGGGGTGGGTTTTGaggtcagacaggcctgggttcgGGTCCCAATCTCCTGTTTGCTTTGCtcagtctctgagcctcagtttcctcgtctctGAAATGGGAGAGTAATAGTCCCCACTACCCTCCACTGGATTATCCTGAGGCCTGGCACTTTTGGGTGCCCAAACATGGCAGGTGACAGTGATATGATTATTTCCCTCCCCAGTGCCCTGTGAGTTTAGCCAAGTCACCCTGGTCCAGGGTAGGTGGGCGGTGGGATTGGGGGGCGTGCTTCTGCCTCCTGcacctacccccacccccagtgtggTCAACACAGCCTCGGCCCCGCCctcagccccagagcccagctggGAACACAAGCTGCCGGATGTGGCCAGTTTGGGTTTTCAGGCTTTTTTTGGTTTCCAGTGACTCAAACCCAGAATATTTCTCCCCAAACAAAGATGCAGCTGATGTTTGGTGTATGCTTTGGGGCTGCGCCCAATGAGGAGAGCAAAGAGCCTGTGGTCCAGGCCTTGGGTCTGTGTCAGGACCAGCAGGGCTGTGGGAAAAACAGCGGTGGAGAAAAAGATGGCAAGGCTGAAGTaggcagggaaggggaggagaggggtgtCCCCAGCacaggggcggggaggggaggcatGCCTTGAACCCTAGGAGACTTCAACCTGACACAAGACACCATCGTGTGACCTTAGATgggtgacttaacctctctgagcctcattttccatATGATTTctgtcctgcctctctccttgctcatAAGGCTCAAATGAGCcataggagaagagaaaaggcactgaaataaatatttaaatttcctcaCTCACCTAATGGGTCCTCAATGGGCATCATGATTCCTGAGGAAGACAGGGAGTTTTTGGGAGGGTGGGCAAAGTGGTAAGACTGCAGCAGTGTCCGTCTTTCCATAAGCTCAGACCTCCAGCGGCTTCCCTCTCTCTTTAATCACAAATGATATTAtttgttctgctttctctgtGCTGGACTTGTTCCGTGCATTCCTCTCTGAGACCCTCATAACCTCCTGACAAGGTAGATGCactcatttcttgtcttttactGAGGCTTAATGAtcttaagtgacttgccccaagtcacacagcaaagaaATGATAAGCCTGGATTAGAACTCAGATCTGTCCATTtccagagtctatgctcttaacTCCTGCATGTACCATCTTCCAAGGCTCTCTTGCCACtcatccatctactcatccatcctTGCATTATCCATCtacttactcattcatttatccatccatctatagATAggccatccatccatctatccattcattctcCAATTTATTCATACATCTGCttacccctccctccatccatccattctccatcatctatccatcaaTACATCCATCCATAGATCCATCTATCCAGCCAggcatctgtccatctatccatctacccacctacccatccacctatccatccatccatccacccacccatccatccatccatccgtccacccatccatccatccatccatccatccttttctTATCTGCTCCAGACCGGGTAGGGTTGAAGTCGATTCAACTCTATTCTGGGAGAATAACTCTGCATCTTCAATTCTGGCCCTCCAGTGTGGGTTGGCTCATCCCTCAGACAAGGACCTGAGGCCCTGGGACACAGTCTGTTTCAGTCCATAGTGGCagccctttcccccacccccaccccatctccttcAGGGTAGAGGAAGGTCCCAGCAGGCCCCAGGGAGACGATACTAATGTCAGCGTCCCCTCAGCCCTTTCCTGTTCCCTGAGAATTCCTGAACGCATATAGAGCAAAGTCAAGGGGTCCCTGACTCTCAGCCTTCTCACCTACGAAATGGGGATCAGCCGACCTCCCCCAGAATCCCTGGTCCCTCTAACAAAAGCTTGCTTCCCATCCTTAATCAGGCTGCCCTGGGAAAGCCAGGAAAAGCCCGCATTGACTTCAACCTTGTAATTCATCCTTGTGGAGGACTGACCGCCTTCACATGCACGATGGCATCTAATTCTCCTAGGTGTCTGAGAGGTGGCCATTCTTATCAcacccccagccccgccctgccTCCTGCACTGGTTCCTGAGTGTCTTCTGTCTGCCAGGCCAAGCTTCACTAAATGTGTGATTTCGAGCACCTGCATCTATTTTTCCCTTAGCTCTGTATCTGCAGGCCTATTATGTTGCTTAATGTATTTCACTTAAAATGACCTTTTTTtaacacaaacatatatatttttaaagaaccttCGCATCACCTTTACAGTGGAAAGCTAGTCCTCCTTGCTGTAAGTACAAGAGAGCCATAAAAAGTTCACGCAATGAGCACAAAGCAGGGCTATTGTGCTGTTGCTCAGGTTTCTGGGCTAGTGGCCTgttcttattttgtttccaaaggaGATTAGGAAGTGTTAAAGGCATGTTCGCATCCAACAGAGACTTTCTCCCACCTGTAAGCAGgcttcaaagaaaaaatcttcttACGTGTCCCTTTACCCCAGGTCCTTGTCGTACTTAAATCACGTGTGAATCCTGCATATGAGAGGGAGACATTTTGCTCACATAATTACACaccttgtctcatttaatccttcaccAACTCCAAGAAAAGAGGCCtattagatgaggaaactgaagctcagagaggtgaagccactTGCCTACCATCACACAGgctgtaagtggcagagcctagGATCCAACACAGTGGCCTCAGGGCCGCCTCTCACGGGGGAGCTAAGAAGGTGAGTAGGGGAGAAGAAACTTCTGCTGAGGatttctctgctttctgcctTTGTCCCTCTTGgcaccccgcccctccccctccctctcacaCCCAGCTGGGTTGCCTTTGAGCAGTCCAACTTCCGGGGCGAGATGTTCATCCTGGAGAAGGGCCAGTACCCGCGCTGGGACACCTGGTCCAGCAGCTACCGCAGCGACCGACTCCTGTCCTTCCGGCCCGTGAAGATGGTGAGTGGCTCCTGGACCAGACCTGGGGggtgagtggggagggcaggggcaagTCTGGGGCCGACACCAACCAAGGCCATGGGAGTGAgcaaggggaagaaggaaggaagaatgcaCAGGGGGGCGCAGTGATCACTGGGTTTTCCCAGGGCAGTGGGCTCTTGCGCTTATCGATTCATAAGGAGACCCTAACACACACATGGCGTGCCCACCCCTGCTGGGATCCCTGGGCAAGTGGGAAACATGaaacccatttttttccttcccagctGCTATCAAGCGTGGAATCAGCATCTCAGTGGTTGGAACTAGAAACTTCAGTGTTTTCCTTGATTCTTTCTGGAAGGTTTCTAATTCCTGGCTATATGTTAGACTCTCCCTGCGAGGTTTGAAAATCCCAGTGCCCATCCAAAACATCAAACATGCAGACTGAAGCTTGTGTGGTAGCTCAAAAAAGGGATGTTGTGGAAAGGCACTTTCAACTTCCCAACAATAAGGCAATATACTGAATTAGCCCCTTTACCATATTTAACGAAGTTAAACAGTATACCTTAAAGAAGGCTCAGAGCTAACATAGGCGGTGTTATCCCCAAGCAATTCAGTTTTTCCAGAATGGTGTTGATTATGACTCAAACCAACCACGTCTTCGCTCACCAATGTTAGTTTCCCACATAACCAACTTTCACCTTCCATCATGGGAGTTTTCATGAAGGACTTTCGTGAATGTCCCTTTGAGGCTATGAGGTGCCAACAGCCAGCTGTTTTGGCATCATCAAACTTATCTTAATGGATTATCCAACCAGATCACTCCCTATCTTTTTCTCAGAACTTAGGGCTGAATTATCGGCCTTTATAATGGACCCTTTGTAAGAATTCATAGGTTTGTCTCTCAGTCGTTGAATGGTCTTTATATGGCAATTTATGTCAAGGGAGCTGATTGGGAAGAATGATCAGCCAGGGCGTTTCTAGCAGCTTCTAGAGCTTTGCTGTCCCCTACAGTCGGCAGTAGCCGTATGTGGCTGTGGAACACTTGAATTTTGGCTAGTCTGATTGGGCATGCGCTGTAagtgtaacacacacacaccaggttCTGAATacacagtaaaaaagaaaaataagaatgtaaacTAGCTCATCAATATTGTTATAATGGttacatattaaaattatactattttggacatatttacgtaaataaactatattaataggaaaaaaatcccaatgccCAGACCCTCCCCAGACCAATTAGATCTGGGGCTGGGGCGCAGACACTGATGTCTTTTCCACGCCCCCAGGTAGTCCcagtgcagccagggctgagagccaCCTGTCTAACCCCTCGTCTCTACCTCTGCCCCATCCTGGTGTGGACCACTATCATCTGTTCCCTGGGCACCTCCAACTCCCTCCCCACTGGGTCCCTGACTCttttccagccctgcctcctgggaaGTTAGAGGAATCGCTATCCTGCCCATCTTCTACTTATAGTCATGCGTCTGACCACCCTTGGCTGACACGTTTCTATCAGGCTCTGTTGTAGGCTCTGGGTCATAGCTCTGCACGGGGCAGCCAACGTCCCTGCCCTCGTGGGAGGCAGCTATTGAAAACTTAATCATGGAAATCAGTCTATATTCGCAAACCATCGTGGTACGTGCCACAGGGGGCCGTGCAGTGTGCTGGGAAAGCCAGAGGGGGCTCCGATGTTGGGGAGGAGTGGGAGCGGTCGGAGGGTGGTCATGGAAGACAGCTGCCGAAGGATGGGAATGGAGTCAGCCACGTGAACAGCCTTAGTGGGAAGAGTGAGTGCAGCATTCCTGAAGTGAGGATGGGCTGGGCGTGACCCAGAAACCTGAGAGCAGCCGGTGTGGCTGCGGCAGAGGGAGTGGAGGGGAAAGGGGTACAAAATGGGACAGGAGGAATGAAATGTGTCTCTGGAAGATTCTGCCCCTCGCTGGCTGTGTGACTGATCAAGAACcttgacctctctgaggctctgcGTCCCTGAccataataaagaaaacagtgaatAAATTTGGGTTTTGGGGGCACTTGGTGTGTGCCAGGCATCCAGGCATCGTGCTAAGTGCCCTCTGTggattagctcatttaatccccacGGCGACTCCGTGGAATAGAAGCTGATATcctcttttcacagatgaggagggCCCTTCCAGGCTG
This genomic stretch from Equus przewalskii isolate Varuska chromosome 7, EquPr2, whole genome shotgun sequence harbors:
- the CRYBB1 gene encoding beta-crystallin B1, with amino-acid sequence MSQAAKPAGTANPGPDGKGKGTPPAGPTSGTSPALAPASLPLPTAKVGELPPVSYRLAVYEQENFQGRCVEFSGECLNLVDRGFDRVRSLIVTSGPWVAFEQSNFRGEMFILEKGQYPRWDTWSSSYRSDRLLSFRPVKMDAQEHKICLFEGANFKGNTMEIQEDDVPSLWVYGFSDRVGSVKVSSGTWVGYQYPGYRGYQYLLEPGDYRHWNEWGAFQPQMQAVRRLRDRQWHHKGSFPVLATTESPK